The Leptolyngbya iicbica LK region ACCCTGATGATGAGCAAGAAACCGCTGAGCCAAATTATTAAGCTCAGCGTCAGCCCTCCAGCCCCAGGAAGTGATTGCCGCTAGCGCCGCCGATCGTCACCCAGGCCAACAGCCAGCCAGAGATGGCTGGTTTCTCACGTGGCAGAAAGTGGGAAGAGAAACAATATTGGCTATTGGTCCGTCCTGCTGGCGTCATGCCTCCATCTCGTAGCCATTGACGCCACTAGCCTCTGTATTTTCCTCAGGAGAAAATTCCTAGCCCGAGGGAAATGCAAAGCGTATGTAAAATTCATGCTCTGATTATCAAGAAACAAAGAAGAAACCATACAAACCTGCCAATAATGGTTCGTGAGAACAAGGGTCGTTAAAATTATTTGAGGATCTACGTATTTCTCCCAGTTTGCGTTCTCTTGACTGCCAGAGTTTGTGCCTACGCTCTGTGTTGAGCGCCCTCTTACCATCATTGTGTATGTCAGAAAATCGCCATCCAGAGCTTGAAGGTCACCAGTCTGAGCCCCTGTACACCTTTGAGCTGACCAACCATCGCAAGGCATTTCGCAACCGATTGCTGTGGACTCTTGTGGGCGTCGGCATCGGCATTGGCGGTATGTGGTTGGCATTGACGACAAACTTGTCAGGCTTGAAGCTGCAACCTGAGACCAGAGGAGCCTTATCTATCGAAGACCCTTTTGCCCAGGGGTCGCGTCAGGCGATGAGTGCAGCAGAGCTCACCCAAAGTGCCCAATACCGAGAAGAGTGGAGCCAAGTCGCCATTTTGTGGCAGCAAGCGCTGACCAAGATGGAATCGGTGCCCATGTCGCATCCCAGCTATGAGATTGCTCAGCAAAAGCAGGTGGAGTACGCGCGCAACTTACAGTACGCCCAAAGCAATATCGATTCCCGGGCACCCATCAATCCCAAAGCGCAGTCTTATTGGACGATTGGCTCTGATCGGGAATTGGTGATTGCCTTACAGGGGATGCCCGCGCGAATGACGCAGTACGGCAATTCTTGTAAAGAGGTGCTGTATTACGGCGATAGTATTGTCGAGCTGAAGAATGGCTATGTCGTTGATTTCAGTGATGCGGATGGCAATCTTAAAGTATTGGGTGATGGGCAAGTCGCGTTGTCATTTCAGTCTTCGCCAGAACATTGGGCCATTGGTTCTTCCCAAGCGGAGGTGTTTCAGATTCAAGGAACCCCCACTCGCACCAGCACCTTTCAGAATGCGGTGACGTTGCACTATGGCAGCAGCATCGTGCAGTTGGAGGGCGATCGCGTGATTGGCTACACCAACGCCAACGGCAACCTCAAAGTGTCGATGATGCCGACGCCGGTTAACAGTTCAACAGCCGCCACATTTTGGCGCATTGGGGCCAATCGGGTTGATGTCTTACAGGCAGAGCAGCAAACGCCAACCGCCGTCAGTCGGCTGGACACCAACTGCAAGGAAGTCTTTAGTTTTGGCAATAGCACCGTGACGTTTCGCCAAGGGTTTGTCAGTGAATACATCAACCAAGGCAACGCCCTTAACTTGAGATAAGGGGGTCGGCAGGAACAACACAGCCTGATTGAGGACAGCCGACTGACGCCAGGTCAATTAACACTGATACTTTGCTTGGGCAGGCAGCCGATCAGCCGCCGCCAGGTTCGGCCAACCCGCGATTTCTCAAACTACAAAATCTAGGGACGAATGACATTCGCCCTAGATAACCTGAAAAGACTAACAATCAGACAGCTGAGAGCTTGGCCTGCATCATGTTCTGGAGAGAAAGGCTACTCAATCAGGCAATAGAGGAAAAACGGGAGGGAGCGGAGCACCCGTCCCACATCTTCCCGAACTGACTAGAAGGGCAGTTTCTTCTTGCTGGCTTTTTCGCGATCGTAGTCGAGTTCGCGGAGCTTCTTCATAATGCGGCTGAAGTATTCGCCCAGGTACTCTTCGACGGTGGTAATTTCACCGGAGTCAATGTGAAAAGTTTCGTAAACCTCGTCCATCGGCGCAATAATCGCCTCCGACCCGACGACCACTTCGGTAAAGGCGAGGCGATCAGCGACATTCCAACCCCATTGAAAATAAGTCAGAATTTTTTTGACCGTACGCAATAGCCCCAGTGGCATGCGAGAGACGCGCGCATCTTGCCCAGTCAAGCGCTCGCACAGTCGAATAATTTCGTTCGAGTCCCAGGCGCGACTGCCCGCCAAAGGAAAGCTGCGCTTCACCGTGTCGGGATTATCCAGCGCGGCGATCGCAAATCGGGCAATATCCTGGGTGTTCATGTAGGCAATGGGGGCCGCTCCGTTCATCACCCAAATGCCCTGCTTCTCCAGAATGGGAATGGCGTATTGGCCGATCAACCCCTGTAAAAAGCCGCAGGGCTTCAGAATGGTGTAATCGAGGCCCGACTCTGCCAAGAATTTCTCCGTGCAGTGCTTGATATTCATCAACGGCACGTCAGGGTACTTCTCAGCCCCCAGGATGGAAATGAAGACGTAGCGATTCACCCCCGCTGCTTTGGCCGCCTTGATCAAATTGACTTTGCCATCCCAATCCACTTGGTCGATCGCATCCGTAGGCCGTGCTGTAGCCGCGTCAATGACGGCCTCCACCCCTTCTAAGGCTGGAGGTAGCGTCTGAGGCGCACAAAGATTGCCGCGCAGCAGCTGAGCCCCCCACTCTCGCAAAAAAGCGCCGCGCTGAAAGCTGCGAACCAAGCACTGCACCTCATGCCCTTCATCCAGCGCTCGGCGCACAATCTGTCTGCCCAGCGTGCCAGTGGCACCGACGACCAAAAGTTTCATGAGAAATTAGAAACAAAAGTTTACGTTCTTCTAACCATAGCAGATGAACCCCAGGTGTCTGACGAATCGTCCCTGGGGTTTTGGGCAAATCTACTCTTCACCGCCCTGCAGCTTCAGCATGACAAAGCCTAAGCCCAGACCCACCAAGGTCAAAACAAAGAGTAGAATACCCGTACTAAAAATTTCGCCGCCCATGATGAATTTATCTCCTATGCTTAATTGCGTTTGATCATTGAAAACGCGGTGTTCGCACCGTTTATTCTACAGTTTCGAGGTCTCACGTTTAGTCTTTGTGTCGCTGGTGCCGCTGGTGGAATATGGCTCATCCTTTGGATTCCCATCTCGATCAGGTGAATGCTCGGTTCAAGGCCGCTCGGCTCGGGCTCAAAGTCGAGCGGCGCGGCGATATGCTGGCGTTGCGCGGCACGTTGCCGCCTCGACCAGGCAGCGATCGCAGCCGCCCTTATCAACAGCGCATTCCCCTCAAGCTGCCCGCGAATAAAGCCGCGTTGAAACAGGCCGAACAGGAAGCCAAGGTCATTGCAGCCAGGCTGATTGAAGGCACCTTTGACTGGCGACATTATTTGGTACAGTCTGGCCCAATGCTCGGGTCTGATGACTTGGCGGACAAAATCGCGGCCTTTGAGCAGCATTATCTAGCTGAGGCCCAAGCCGACCCCGACAAGCATCCCGCCTCAGTGCAGGCGACGTGGAGCAAAGCCTATGCTCCTTACCTGCGAAAGTTGCAGTCGCTCAGCGATCGCCGGGCAAATCTGAGCTTGCCGGAGGCGATCGTCGCAACGGTGCAAGAAACGCGGGCCAATTCTCGCAGTCGGCAGGTCTGTTGCACCGCGCTGGAAGCATTTGCCCAATTCCTCGCGCTAGAGTTGCCCGTTGAGCTGAAAACACTGTGGGGCAAATACGGCAGTAGTCGCACCCAACGGCGCGATTTGCCTACTGATGACCAAATTGTGGAATGGTTTCATCGCATTCCGAATCCGGCGTGGCAGTTTGTTTACGGCGTGATGGCCGTGTACGGTCTGCGTAATCACGAGGTGTTTTTCAGTGATTATCAGGCGTTGCAGTCGGGGGATGCCGAAGCGGCGATCGAAGTGCTTGATACCACTAAAACCGGGGCGCATGACGTTTGGCCGTTTCCCCCCGCGTGGATTGCCGAATTTGACCTCCGGACAGTCTGCCTGCCGAACTTGGAGACTGACTTGCGGCACACGACCTTACAACGCATTGGCCAGCAAGTGACCCTTCAATTCCAGCGTTACAGCATTCCCTTTTCCCCTTATGACTTGCGCCATGCTTGGGCAGTCCGCACCATTTTGCTAGGGGTGCCCGACACAGTCGCGGCG contains the following coding sequences:
- a CDS encoding NmrA family NAD(P)-binding protein; its protein translation is MKLLVVGATGTLGRQIVRRALDEGHEVQCLVRSFQRGAFLREWGAQLLRGNLCAPQTLPPALEGVEAVIDAATARPTDAIDQVDWDGKVNLIKAAKAAGVNRYVFISILGAEKYPDVPLMNIKHCTEKFLAESGLDYTILKPCGFLQGLIGQYAIPILEKQGIWVMNGAAPIAYMNTQDIARFAIAALDNPDTVKRSFPLAGSRAWDSNEIIRLCERLTGQDARVSRMPLGLLRTVKKILTYFQWGWNVADRLAFTEVVVGSEAIIAPMDEVYETFHIDSGEITTVEEYLGEYFSRIMKKLRELDYDREKASKKKLPF
- the petM gene encoding cytochrome b6-f complex subunit PetM, with product MGGEIFSTGILLFVLTLVGLGLGFVMLKLQGGEE
- a CDS encoding integrase; its protein translation is MAHPLDSHLDQVNARFKAARLGLKVERRGDMLALRGTLPPRPGSDRSRPYQQRIPLKLPANKAALKQAEQEAKVIAARLIEGTFDWRHYLVQSGPMLGSDDLADKIAAFEQHYLAEAQADPDKHPASVQATWSKAYAPYLRKLQSLSDRRANLSLPEAIVATVQETRANSRSRQVCCTALEAFAQFLALELPVELKTLWGKYGSSRTQRRDLPTDDQIVEWFHRIPNPAWQFVYGVMAVYGLRNHEVFFSDYQALQSGDAEAAIEVLDTTKTGAHDVWPFPPAWIAEFDLRTVCLPNLETDLRHTTLQRIGQQVTLQFQRYSIPFSPYDLRHAWAVRTILLGVPDTVAARMMGHSVAIHNRTYHRWITRRDQQQAVRTALNI